From a region of the Gordonia sp. PP30 genome:
- a CDS encoding ribose-phosphate diphosphokinase has translation MKWTTDAQKNLMLFSGRAHPELAEAVAQELGVQIVPQTARDFANGEIFVRFEESVRGSDAFVLQSCPLPVNQWIMETLIMVDALKRGSAKRITAVLPFYPYARQDKKHRGREPISARLIADLLKTAGVDRIITVDLHTDQIQGFFDGPVDHMHAQGQLAEYVRENYGTDNICVVSPDAGRVKVGEKWADALDGAPMAFVHKTRDPDVANQIVANRVVGEVAGKTCVLIDDMIDTGGTIAGAVKVLKEAGAGDVIIATTHGVFSDPATERLSSCGAKEVIATDTLPIPEDKRFANLTVLTMAPLLAQTIREVFENGSVTSLFNGNA, from the coding sequence ATGAAGTGGACCACCGACGCACAGAAGAACCTGATGCTCTTCTCCGGGCGTGCGCACCCCGAACTCGCCGAAGCGGTGGCTCAGGAACTGGGTGTGCAGATCGTTCCGCAGACGGCCCGCGACTTCGCCAACGGCGAGATCTTCGTGCGCTTCGAGGAGTCGGTGCGCGGCAGCGACGCCTTCGTCCTGCAGAGCTGTCCGCTCCCGGTGAACCAGTGGATCATGGAGACGCTGATCATGGTCGACGCGCTCAAGCGCGGCTCGGCCAAGCGGATCACCGCGGTGCTGCCGTTCTATCCCTATGCCCGCCAGGACAAGAAGCACCGCGGCCGCGAGCCCATCTCGGCCCGCCTGATCGCGGACCTGCTCAAGACCGCCGGCGTCGACCGCATCATCACCGTCGACCTGCACACCGACCAGATCCAGGGCTTCTTCGACGGCCCCGTGGACCACATGCACGCGCAGGGCCAGCTGGCCGAGTACGTCCGGGAGAACTACGGCACCGACAACATCTGCGTCGTCTCCCCCGACGCCGGCCGCGTGAAGGTCGGCGAGAAGTGGGCCGACGCGCTCGACGGTGCCCCGATGGCGTTCGTCCACAAGACGCGCGACCCCGATGTCGCCAACCAGATCGTCGCCAACCGCGTGGTCGGTGAGGTGGCGGGCAAGACCTGCGTGCTGATCGACGACATGATCGACACCGGCGGCACCATCGCCGGCGCGGTGAAGGTCCTCAAGGAGGCCGGGGCCGGCGACGTCATCATCGCCACCACGCACGGCGTCTTCTCCGATCCGGCCACCGAGCGGCTGTCGTCGTGCGGTGCCAAGGAAGTGATCGCGACCGACACCCTGCCCATCCCGGAGGACAAGCGGTTCGCGAACCTGACCGTCCTGACCATGGCGCCGCTGCTCGCGCAGACCATCCGCGAGGTCTTCGAGAACGGCTCGGTGACCAGCCTCTTCAACGGAAACGCCTGA
- the glmU gene encoding bifunctional UDP-N-acetylglucosamine diphosphorylase/glucosamine-1-phosphate N-acetyltransferase GlmU, producing MSRQPSGAYEPDRAYDQRLAVIVLAAGAGTRMKSKTPKILHRIAGRSLVHHALAAAEDVWPAHVVPVVSHEREKVTAEIERVAGHLGSALTVALQEEPLGTGDAARAGLTGLPADFSGTVLVTVADAPLLDGDTLRALIAEHTGSGAAVTLTSFVVDDPTGYGRIVRGDDGAVTAIVEHKDASPAELAITEVNAGIYAFDADLLRAALSELTSDNAQGEFYLTDVVAIARAAGRTVAAHVVGDPAVVAGCNDRAQLSELAAELNRRIVRGHQLAGVTVVDPASTWIDVDVVIGQDTTIEPGTQLRGRTVIGPDALIGPDTTLDGVMVGEGAQVIRTHGSGAIIGAGALVGPFAYLRPGTDLGDHGKIGTFVETKNAAIGAGTKVPHLTYVGDAEIGECTNIGASSVFVNYDGENKHRTVIGSHCRTGSDNMFVAPLTIGDGVYTGAGTVVREDVPAGALAVSAGEQRNIENWVLRKRPTSRAAQAARAAQEESNS from the coding sequence TTGAGCCGACAGCCCAGCGGCGCGTACGAGCCCGATCGCGCGTACGACCAGCGGCTCGCCGTCATCGTGCTGGCGGCGGGTGCGGGCACCCGGATGAAGTCGAAGACCCCGAAGATCCTGCACCGGATCGCCGGGCGCTCGCTGGTCCACCACGCCCTGGCCGCGGCCGAGGACGTCTGGCCCGCCCATGTGGTCCCGGTGGTCAGCCACGAGCGGGAGAAGGTGACCGCCGAGATCGAGCGGGTCGCCGGCCATCTGGGCAGCGCGCTGACCGTCGCCCTCCAGGAGGAGCCGCTCGGAACCGGCGACGCCGCCCGCGCCGGCCTGACCGGACTTCCGGCGGACTTCAGCGGCACCGTCCTGGTGACCGTCGCCGACGCCCCGCTGCTCGACGGCGACACCCTGCGCGCACTGATCGCCGAGCACACCGGATCGGGTGCCGCGGTCACACTGACCAGCTTCGTCGTCGACGATCCGACGGGTTACGGCCGTATCGTCCGCGGCGACGACGGCGCGGTGACCGCCATCGTCGAGCACAAGGACGCGTCCCCCGCGGAGCTCGCGATCACCGAGGTGAACGCCGGGATCTACGCCTTCGACGCGGACCTGCTGCGCGCGGCGCTGAGCGAACTGACCTCGGACAACGCGCAGGGCGAGTTCTACCTCACCGATGTGGTCGCGATCGCGCGCGCGGCCGGCCGGACGGTCGCCGCCCACGTGGTCGGCGACCCGGCGGTGGTGGCCGGCTGCAACGACCGCGCCCAGCTCTCCGAACTCGCCGCCGAACTGAACCGGCGCATCGTCCGCGGGCACCAGCTCGCCGGGGTCACCGTCGTCGATCCGGCATCCACCTGGATCGACGTCGACGTGGTGATCGGCCAGGACACCACCATCGAGCCCGGTACCCAGCTGCGCGGCCGCACGGTGATCGGCCCCGATGCGCTGATCGGCCCGGACACCACGCTCGACGGCGTGATGGTCGGCGAGGGCGCCCAGGTGATCCGCACCCACGGCAGCGGCGCGATCATCGGGGCGGGGGCCCTGGTCGGCCCGTTCGCCTACCTGCGACCGGGCACCGACCTCGGCGACCACGGCAAGATCGGCACCTTCGTCGAGACCAAGAACGCCGCCATCGGGGCGGGCACCAAGGTGCCGCACCTGACCTATGTCGGCGACGCCGAGATCGGCGAGTGCACCAACATCGGGGCGTCGAGCGTCTTCGTCAACTACGACGGCGAGAACAAGCACCGCACCGTGATCGGCTCGCACTGCCGGACCGGCTCGGACAACATGTTCGTCGCCCCCCTGACCATCGGAGACGGCGTCTACACCGGCGCGGGCACCGTCGTCCGGGAGGATGTTCCGGCCGGGGCGCTCGCCGTCTCGGCCGGCGAGCAGCGCAACATCGAGAACTGGGTCCTGCGCAAGCGGCCCACCAGCCGGGCGGCCCAGGCGGCCCGGGCAGCCCAAGAGGAGAGCAACTCATGA
- a CDS encoding SDR family oxidoreductase, whose translation MSTQKVAIVTGAARGIGAAVARRLAEDGMAVAVLDLDAQACAGTVEQITAAGGKAIAVGADVSNEDDVATAVDLVVAELGAPTVLVNNAGVLRDNLLFKMSVSDWDTVMAVHLRGAFLMSRACQRHMLDAGWGRIVNLSSTSALGNRGQANYSAAKAGMQGFTKTLAIELGKFGVTANAIAPGFIETDMTRATAERMGVPFDAFLQACADDTAVKLAGQPEDIANAVSFFADERARYVSGQVLYVAGGPKA comes from the coding sequence ATGAGCACTCAGAAAGTAGCAATTGTCACCGGTGCGGCCCGCGGTATCGGCGCCGCCGTCGCGCGTCGTCTGGCCGAGGACGGGATGGCCGTCGCCGTCCTCGACCTGGACGCGCAGGCCTGCGCGGGCACCGTGGAGCAGATCACCGCCGCGGGCGGCAAGGCCATCGCGGTGGGCGCCGACGTCTCGAACGAGGACGACGTCGCGACCGCGGTCGATCTCGTCGTCGCCGAACTCGGCGCACCGACCGTGCTGGTCAACAACGCCGGCGTCCTGCGCGACAACCTGCTGTTCAAGATGAGCGTGTCGGACTGGGACACCGTGATGGCCGTGCATCTGCGCGGCGCCTTCCTGATGAGCCGCGCCTGCCAGCGTCACATGCTCGACGCCGGCTGGGGCCGCATCGTCAACCTGTCGAGCACTTCGGCGCTCGGTAACCGCGGCCAGGCCAACTACTCGGCGGCCAAGGCCGGCATGCAGGGGTTCACCAAGACCCTGGCGATCGAGCTCGGCAAGTTCGGCGTCACCGCCAACGCGATCGCCCCCGGCTTCATCGAGACCGACATGACCCGCGCGACCGCCGAGCGCATGGGCGTCCCGTTCGACGCCTTCCTCCAGGCGTGCGCCGACGACACCGCGGTGAAGCTCGCCGGTCAGCCGGAGGACATCGCCAACGCGGTGTCGTTCTTCGCCGATGAGCGCGCCCGCTATGTCAGCGGCCAGGTGCTGTACGTCGCGGGTGGCCCCAAGGCCTGA
- a CDS encoding TetR/AcrR family transcriptional regulator yields the protein MGSDGPDVVEGTLIERVLRQAARDGEQTTDVRQDKTRTRLLDAAYDQFCETGIARASMEEVARRAGTARITIYRKFESKDQLVDAVMLREFQRYFGEFVTEMGKATTVAERVVAGFVTSLRTIGRNPLITKLLEIEPALVPGVVGGGDSRTMFEVRDFVAQQIAREQESGNIARTVSTVLAADLIVRITGSFLTSPSDLIELDDEPALTALAQEFILPLVGLSA from the coding sequence GTGGGATCGGACGGTCCGGACGTGGTGGAAGGCACGCTGATCGAGCGTGTGCTCCGTCAGGCGGCGCGTGACGGTGAGCAGACGACGGATGTGCGGCAGGACAAGACGCGCACCCGGTTGCTGGATGCCGCCTACGACCAGTTCTGCGAGACCGGCATCGCCCGTGCCTCGATGGAAGAGGTCGCGCGCCGGGCGGGCACCGCCCGGATCACCATCTACCGCAAGTTCGAGAGCAAGGATCAGCTGGTCGACGCGGTGATGCTCCGGGAATTCCAGCGGTACTTCGGCGAGTTCGTCACCGAGATGGGCAAGGCGACCACCGTCGCCGAGCGGGTCGTCGCGGGTTTCGTCACGTCGCTGCGGACCATCGGCCGCAATCCGCTCATCACCAAACTGCTGGAGATCGAGCCGGCGCTGGTGCCCGGGGTGGTCGGCGGCGGCGACAGCCGGACGATGTTCGAGGTGCGCGACTTCGTCGCCCAGCAGATCGCCCGCGAGCAGGAGTCGGGCAATATCGCCCGGACGGTGTCGACCGTGCTCGCCGCCGATCTCATCGTGCGGATCACCGGATCGTTCCTGACCTCACCGAGTGATCTCATCGAACTCGACGACGAGCCCGCGCTGACGGCGCTCGCGCAGGAGTTCATCCTGCCGCTCGTCGGCCTCTCCGCCTGA
- a CDS encoding ABC transporter permease, whose protein sequence is MAFELPASKGPVRDLAVEAGHTLGFALQSVGGLVVAIVRFRLSLSETLNQLIFIGRVSTGPSLLLMIPVGVFIAVSVGELAGRIGAGGYSGAVVAFIIVGQAAALVCALMMAGVAGSAICTDLGSRKIREEIDAMEVMGINVIERLVAPRIAAAIIVSLVLCSLITVVGVGACYAYHLYVQHLPAGAFLATFSQYGRLSDFGTALIKASLFALLSTIVACFKGLHARGGPSGVADAVNEAVVIAFALVFIFNTILSELYSVIVPAVGSF, encoded by the coding sequence ATGGCGTTTGAACTGCCCGCGTCCAAGGGGCCGGTCCGTGACCTCGCGGTGGAGGCCGGCCACACCCTCGGGTTCGCTCTGCAGTCGGTCGGCGGTCTGGTCGTGGCGATCGTGCGCTTCCGGCTGTCGCTCAGCGAGACGCTCAACCAGCTGATCTTCATCGGCAGGGTGAGCACCGGGCCGTCGTTGCTGTTGATGATCCCGGTCGGTGTGTTCATCGCGGTCTCGGTCGGGGAGCTCGCGGGACGCATCGGAGCCGGTGGCTACTCGGGCGCGGTGGTGGCCTTCATCATCGTCGGTCAGGCGGCGGCGCTGGTCTGTGCGCTCATGATGGCCGGCGTCGCCGGATCGGCGATCTGCACCGATCTCGGCTCCCGGAAGATCCGGGAGGAGATCGACGCGATGGAGGTCATGGGCATCAACGTGATCGAGCGGCTGGTGGCCCCGCGGATCGCGGCGGCCATCATCGTCTCGCTCGTCCTGTGCTCGCTGATCACCGTCGTCGGCGTCGGCGCCTGCTACGCCTACCACCTGTACGTGCAGCATCTGCCGGCCGGCGCGTTCCTGGCGACCTTCAGCCAGTACGGGCGCCTGAGCGACTTCGGGACCGCGCTGATCAAGGCGTCGCTGTTCGCGCTGCTGTCTACCATCGTCGCCTGCTTCAAGGGGCTCCATGCCCGCGGCGGGCCGAGCGGTGTCGCCGACGCGGTCAACGAAGCCGTGGTGATCGCGTTCGCGCTGGTCTTCATCTTCAACACGATCCTCAGCGAGCTGTACTCGGTGATCGTGCCCGCCGTGGGGTCGTTCTGA
- a CDS encoding ABC transporter permease, whose protein sequence is MVSADLTLRVRDGYRRRVDPLADGLVTFGEYVTFSARAVAAIPYTLVHYRRHVVRQIAEMTFGTRSLLSGGGTLGIVLAMSLAAAMMLGVETYRGLQLVGMTSLSGMLAAIANTRELAPVVVAIALAAKVGTGFTAQIGAMRISDEIAALDVMAIRSIPFLATTRVIASMVCVLPIYMIGLLASYLATRMVVVWFHGESPGTYDYYFHLALGPSDLLFSATKAVVFAAIVTLVHCSYGYFASGGPEGVGQAAGRALRTSILAIGIFDVIFTFGLWGLVPKIPGLGL, encoded by the coding sequence ATGGTCTCCGCGGATCTCACGCTGCGCGTGCGCGACGGCTACCGGCGCCGGGTGGACCCGCTGGCCGACGGCCTCGTCACGTTCGGTGAATACGTCACGTTCAGCGCCCGCGCGGTCGCCGCGATCCCTTACACGCTGGTGCACTATCGCCGGCATGTCGTCCGCCAGATCGCCGAGATGACCTTCGGCACCAGATCCCTTCTCTCCGGCGGCGGCACCCTCGGCATCGTCCTCGCGATGTCGCTCGCCGCCGCGATGATGCTCGGCGTCGAGACCTACCGCGGTCTGCAACTGGTGGGGATGACGTCGCTGTCCGGGATGCTCGCGGCCATCGCGAACACCCGGGAACTCGCGCCGGTGGTCGTCGCGATCGCCCTGGCGGCGAAGGTCGGTACGGGCTTCACCGCGCAGATCGGCGCCATGCGGATCTCCGACGAGATCGCCGCGCTCGACGTGATGGCGATCCGGTCGATCCCGTTCCTGGCGACCACGCGGGTCATCGCCTCGATGGTCTGTGTGCTGCCGATCTACATGATCGGTCTGCTGGCCAGCTATCTCGCGACGCGCATGGTCGTCGTCTGGTTCCACGGCGAGTCGCCGGGCACATACGACTACTACTTCCACCTGGCCCTCGGCCCCAGCGATCTCCTCTTCTCGGCCACCAAGGCGGTCGTGTTCGCCGCCATCGTCACCCTGGTGCACTGCTCCTACGGCTACTTCGCGTCGGGCGGACCCGAAGGAGTGGGCCAGGCGGCGGGCCGCGCGCTGCGCACGTCGATCCTCGCGATCGGCATCTTCGACGTGATCTTCACCTTCGGCCTGTGGGGCCTGGTCCCGAAGATCCCGGGATTGGGGCTGTAG
- a CDS encoding MCE family protein translates to MTVMLPGRPVSRRSYVLRALVATALIVAFSLWMIARSTGTLSSDPTVYADVPESVGLIQPGAPVRYHGIKVGEITSIEAGTRSSRIEVTVGHDLLSRIPRSVSVRVLPRTFFGDIYLQLVPAEGTSTARSGSLTPGSVLGVDDGPDAVNLYGIFTELSGLIAEVRPDQLNVALAAVDKAIGGRGDQIGVMIDDWWAASRELESSVNAFLSATPTFRRVAESLRRATPDILETISSVTDISRGIADHGGQLGVFLTAASGFVSASGSFLAEQRKNLITVLDSTGKILSTVAANPSGITRTVLAADKFGAAGTILFSTGRFDITAVPTFSQPMPYTAADCPRYGSLRGAQCFGTGTGVGTGPVRGPGERGGTVLHPRKPVTAEPSSYTGPEVIDGAAEAPGLHAIEGAVRPASTSRDGAPNPATVYMLGPMVRGSEVHLS, encoded by the coding sequence ATGACCGTCATGCTTCCGGGCAGGCCGGTGTCGCGACGCAGCTACGTGCTCCGTGCGCTGGTGGCCACCGCGCTCATCGTCGCGTTCTCGCTGTGGATGATCGCGCGCAGCACCGGCACACTGTCGTCGGACCCGACCGTCTACGCGGACGTCCCCGAATCGGTCGGGCTGATCCAGCCGGGTGCTCCGGTGCGCTATCACGGCATCAAGGTCGGGGAGATCACCTCCATCGAGGCCGGCACCCGGTCCTCGCGGATCGAGGTCACGGTCGGCCACGACCTGCTCTCCCGGATTCCCCGATCGGTCAGTGTCCGGGTGCTGCCCCGCACCTTCTTCGGGGACATCTACCTGCAACTGGTGCCCGCCGAGGGCACCTCGACCGCGCGCAGCGGGTCGTTGACGCCGGGCTCGGTGCTCGGTGTGGACGACGGCCCGGACGCGGTCAACCTGTACGGGATCTTCACCGAACTGTCCGGCCTCATCGCCGAGGTGCGGCCGGACCAGCTGAACGTCGCACTGGCCGCGGTCGACAAGGCGATCGGCGGCCGCGGGGATCAGATCGGCGTCATGATCGACGACTGGTGGGCCGCCTCCCGCGAACTCGAATCATCGGTGAACGCGTTCCTCTCCGCGACGCCCACGTTCCGGCGGGTGGCCGAATCGCTGCGGCGGGCCACCCCGGACATCCTGGAGACCATCTCGTCGGTCACCGACATCTCCCGCGGGATCGCCGACCACGGCGGCCAGCTGGGCGTCTTCCTCACGGCGGCAAGCGGATTCGTCTCCGCGTCCGGGTCCTTCCTCGCCGAGCAACGGAAGAACCTGATCACCGTCCTCGACTCGACCGGGAAGATCCTGTCCACCGTCGCCGCGAACCCGTCGGGAATCACTCGCACGGTGCTCGCGGCCGACAAGTTCGGCGCGGCCGGAACCATCCTCTTCTCCACCGGCCGGTTCGACATCACCGCCGTGCCGACGTTCTCCCAGCCGATGCCCTACACCGCGGCCGACTGCCCGCGATACGGATCGCTGCGCGGTGCGCAGTGCTTCGGGACCGGAACCGGGGTGGGCACGGGGCCGGTGCGCGGACCCGGAGAGCGGGGCGGCACCGTGCTGCATCCGAGGAAGCCGGTGACGGCGGAACCGTCGTCGTACACCGGGCCGGAGGTGATCGACGGTGCGGCCGAGGCTCCGGGCCTGCACGCCATCGAGGGTGCGGTGCGCCCGGCGTCGACGAGCCGTGACGGTGCCCCGAATCCGGCGACGGTGTACATGCTCGGCCCGATGGTCCGCGGCAGCGAGGTACACCTCTCATGA
- a CDS encoding MlaD family protein, which translates to MTTLSVTTAIKAFLFVLVGLLAAVLVVNTLRVPLRGPADGYVLMFTDAEGLTEGNPVKMSGVRIGRVESVTRQAQPGGTALAKVTVRIERSHPVPQRVRAAIRYGDMLGARYIALSPGDESTPERRGAQIPVAATTAPIDLTALMNGFQPLFASLKPREVNELAQGFVDTFAGRTKSVELLLRQIGSLGANLRANNAVFARLVTNLNTLMTAAEEHSGELGDLFSGLGRLTSAIVGDDGDFTRLISSGDRALSALAQMMTAGGDSFAGALSGLTDVTAAWIPQTGKFETFLTRLPALADKLNHSGRYGGFMMLYLCNFTLKAGDLEANIFGPLHSPVCR; encoded by the coding sequence ATGACCACACTGTCCGTGACGACCGCGATCAAAGCCTTCCTGTTCGTGCTGGTCGGCCTGCTGGCGGCGGTGCTCGTCGTGAACACTCTCCGGGTGCCGCTGCGCGGCCCCGCCGACGGCTACGTGCTGATGTTCACCGACGCCGAGGGGCTGACCGAGGGCAATCCGGTGAAGATGTCCGGGGTACGCATCGGCCGCGTGGAGTCGGTCACCCGGCAGGCGCAGCCCGGCGGCACCGCGCTGGCGAAGGTGACGGTCCGGATCGAGCGTTCCCACCCGGTGCCGCAGCGGGTGCGGGCGGCGATCCGGTACGGCGACATGCTCGGCGCCCGGTACATCGCGCTGTCGCCCGGCGACGAGAGCACCCCGGAACGCCGGGGCGCGCAGATCCCGGTGGCGGCGACCACGGCGCCGATCGACCTCACCGCGCTGATGAACGGGTTCCAGCCGCTCTTCGCCTCGCTCAAACCGCGGGAGGTCAACGAGCTGGCCCAGGGCTTCGTCGACACCTTCGCCGGCCGCACCAAATCGGTGGAACTGCTGCTGCGCCAGATCGGATCGCTGGGCGCCAACCTGCGCGCCAACAACGCCGTCTTCGCGCGGCTGGTGACCAACCTGAACACGCTGATGACGGCGGCGGAGGAACACAGCGGCGAACTGGGCGACCTCTTCTCCGGACTGGGCCGGCTGACGTCGGCGATCGTCGGCGACGACGGCGACTTCACCCGCCTGATCAGCTCCGGTGACCGCGCGCTGAGCGCGCTCGCCCAGATGATGACCGCCGGCGGCGACTCCTTCGCCGGAGCCCTCTCCGGACTGACCGACGTGACCGCCGCCTGGATTCCGCAGACCGGGAAGTTCGAGACCTTCCTGACGCGTCTGCCCGCGCTGGCCGACAAGCTCAACCACAGCGGGCGATACGGAGGATTCATGATGCTCTATCTCTGCAATTTCACCCTCAAGGCCGGGGACCTGGAGGCGAACATCTTCGGCCCGCTGCACTCGCCGGTGTGCAGGTAG
- a CDS encoding MCE family protein, producing MFLVRLIDVFVGVLEFVFKGDKRGQGASPAVLGTAGIVTLLVLVLVAVGVPQVTYRTGTVPYAAELANAGGLTTADPVLVAGVPAGRIESISLAGDRVRVTFRLDRHQPLGDQTRATVRLRTVLGKRYFEVTPAGTGRVGPNDTIPLARTDSPYSLDDLSADTVDAASGIDPEVVRAMMSTMHSLVPDSGDLSAAIEGAGGAALAVAGTGDQLSRLLTMSQRLAQVTAQQSDALSTAMRNTQAIVQTLVVRKAVLTRLADNLRLVLDRMARTFPTIPMGRLIGNIVAVTGTLKVNAAKVDQILTDLPPAMRTITDATGNGNWADVTSPSAVIPDGMLCVLGVMQGCR from the coding sequence ATGTTTCTCGTCAGACTCATCGACGTCTTCGTCGGTGTCCTGGAATTCGTCTTCAAGGGCGACAAACGGGGTCAGGGCGCCTCGCCCGCGGTGCTGGGCACCGCCGGCATCGTGACCCTCCTCGTCCTGGTGCTGGTGGCGGTCGGCGTGCCGCAGGTGACCTACCGGACTGGGACGGTGCCGTACGCCGCCGAACTGGCGAACGCGGGCGGACTCACCACCGCGGACCCGGTGCTGGTCGCGGGTGTGCCCGCGGGGCGGATCGAGTCGATCTCGCTGGCCGGGGACCGGGTGCGCGTCACCTTCCGGCTCGATCGGCACCAGCCGCTCGGCGACCAGACCCGGGCCACCGTGCGGCTGCGGACCGTGCTCGGCAAGCGGTACTTCGAGGTGACCCCGGCCGGTACCGGCCGGGTCGGACCGAACGACACCATTCCGCTCGCACGCACCGACTCGCCGTATTCGCTCGACGATCTCTCCGCCGACACGGTCGACGCGGCCTCCGGGATCGATCCGGAAGTGGTCCGCGCGATGATGTCGACGATGCACTCGCTGGTGCCCGACTCCGGTGACCTGTCCGCCGCGATCGAAGGGGCCGGCGGCGCCGCACTCGCCGTCGCTGGGACCGGCGATCAGCTGAGCAGACTGCTGACGATGTCTCAGCGGCTGGCGCAGGTCACCGCGCAGCAGTCGGACGCCTTGTCGACCGCCATGCGCAACACCCAGGCGATCGTGCAGACACTGGTCGTCCGCAAAGCGGTGCTGACCCGGCTCGCCGACAACCTCCGGCTGGTGCTCGATCGCATGGCCCGGACCTTCCCGACGATCCCGATGGGCCGGCTCATCGGCAACATCGTCGCGGTCACCGGCACGCTGAAGGTCAACGCCGCGAAGGTCGACCAGATCCTGACCGACCTGCCGCCCGCGATGCGCACGATCACCGACGCCACCGGCAACGGGAACTGGGCCGACGTCACGTCGCCGTCGGCCGTGATTCCGGACGGCATGCTGTGCGTCCTCGGCGTGATGCAGGGGTGCCGCTGA
- a CDS encoding MCE family protein — protein MTFRQVREVRRRKRRGGRILLALLLIAALTVGGWYALIRRPDVRTVHADFAFVNGLFAGSRVTVLGVPVGRVDKLEPRGDHVHVSMTVDGNVALPADVGAFVLNPSVISERHLELGPAYRGGPRFPDGGTIPLTRAHSPIGFDQLLSSLGTLTEILDPGDGPGTADLGSLIGTTAAAWEGKGPDLHRALDQLAAASGIVGARGEDLEGLITGLDRLMTAFSAKQVSLDGLIRSMGELSRQWNAADQDVSVPIADLKTVFDQISDFVLQHGNDVGTVAENLEALGKVLVANRAGLAEFMDLAPLMMQNLSSTIGPDRRGRIRLNVSTTLTQFATLKPLCDRFPMPLCVGAGLTNPISFPISASDPLGIVSAITGGRLPPKQGGPR, from the coding sequence ATGACCTTCCGTCAAGTCCGCGAGGTCCGCCGCCGCAAGCGCCGCGGTGGCCGGATCCTGCTCGCCCTTCTGCTGATCGCGGCGCTCACGGTCGGCGGCTGGTACGCCCTGATCCGCCGGCCCGACGTCCGGACCGTGCACGCCGACTTCGCGTTCGTCAACGGCCTGTTCGCCGGCTCCCGGGTGACGGTCCTCGGTGTGCCGGTCGGGCGCGTCGACAAGCTCGAGCCGCGCGGCGATCACGTCCACGTCAGCATGACCGTCGACGGGAACGTCGCGCTGCCGGCCGACGTCGGCGCCTTCGTCCTCAATCCGTCGGTCATCAGCGAGCGTCACCTGGAACTCGGACCGGCGTACCGGGGCGGTCCGCGATTCCCCGACGGCGGGACCATTCCGCTCACGCGTGCGCATTCGCCGATCGGCTTCGACCAGTTGCTCTCCAGTCTGGGCACGCTGACCGAGATCCTCGATCCGGGCGACGGCCCCGGCACGGCGGACCTGGGTTCGCTGATCGGCACCACCGCCGCGGCGTGGGAGGGCAAGGGCCCGGATCTGCACCGCGCGCTCGATCAGCTCGCCGCCGCGAGCGGCATCGTCGGTGCGCGCGGCGAAGACCTCGAAGGACTGATCACCGGACTGGATCGCCTGATGACGGCCTTCTCGGCCAAGCAGGTCTCCCTCGACGGACTCATCCGGTCGATGGGCGAACTGTCCCGGCAGTGGAACGCCGCCGACCAGGACGTCTCCGTGCCGATCGCCGACCTCAAGACGGTCTTCGACCAGATCAGCGACTTCGTGCTGCAACACGGGAACGACGTCGGGACGGTCGCGGAGAACCTGGAAGCACTCGGGAAGGTGCTCGTCGCCAACCGTGCGGGCCTGGCCGAGTTCATGGATCTGGCGCCGCTGATGATGCAGAACCTGTCGAGCACGATCGGCCCGGACCGGCGCGGCCGGATCCGCCTCAACGTGTCGACCACGCTCACCCAGTTCGCCACGCTGAAACCGCTCTGCGACCGGTTCCCGATGCCGCTGTGCGTCGGCGCGGGACTGACCAACCCGATCTCCTTCCCGATCTCGGCCTCCGATCCGCTCGGCATCGTCTCGGCGATCACCGGCGGCCGGCTGCCGCCGAAGCAAGGGGGACCGCGATGA